In the Mycolicibacterium thermoresistibile genome, one interval contains:
- a CDS encoding TetR/AcrR family transcriptional regulator — MAEAAVSGVPGLRERKKQRTRAMLTDAAVELFLRHGYENTTVDQIAAVADVSPRTFSRYFATKDAVIVTLLDENLDQGARALREQPADMNHYDALFCAYRLFYARTKDAGPDDLTSDRVVAMTRIIMCSPTLRQAVGEFRPHAVNVALAERMAVDLEDSRLRLVSSVWDAIMWASQQDLGPHTDWDTVTVDNLIERMEHTYRQFVAQASAIGRPV; from the coding sequence GTGGCCGAAGCAGCTGTGAGCGGTGTCCCCGGCCTACGCGAACGCAAGAAGCAACGTACCCGCGCCATGCTCACCGATGCCGCAGTCGAGCTCTTCCTGCGCCACGGGTACGAGAACACCACGGTCGATCAGATCGCCGCGGTGGCCGACGTGTCGCCCCGGACGTTCAGCCGGTACTTCGCCACCAAGGACGCGGTGATCGTGACCCTGCTCGACGAGAACCTCGATCAGGGCGCCCGCGCGCTGCGGGAACAGCCGGCCGACATGAACCACTACGACGCGCTGTTCTGCGCCTACCGGCTGTTCTACGCGCGCACCAAGGACGCCGGGCCCGACGACCTCACCAGCGACCGGGTGGTGGCGATGACCCGCATCATCATGTGCTCGCCGACGCTGCGGCAGGCCGTCGGCGAGTTCCGCCCCCACGCGGTCAACGTCGCGCTGGCCGAGCGGATGGCCGTCGACCTCGAGGACTCGCGGCTGCGGCTGGTGTCGTCGGTGTGGGACGCGATCATGTGGGCGTCGCAGCAGGATCTCGGGCCGCACACCGACTGGGACACCGTCACCGTGGACAACCTGATCGAGCGGATGGAGCACACCTACCGGCAGTTCGTCGCGCAGGCGTCGGCGATCGGCCGGCCGGTGTAG
- a CDS encoding citrate synthase, with translation MAENASSGDKHATLIYPGGQIDLEIVRATEGADGIALGSMLAETGYTTFDSGFVNTASTKSSITYIDGEAGILRYRGYPIEQLAEKSTFIEVCFLLIYGELPNTDQLAEFTTRIQRHTLLHEDLKRFFDGFPREAHPMPVLSSAVNALSAYYPDSLDPNDTRQVELSTIRLLAKLPTIAAYAYKKSEGQPFLYPDNSLTLVENFLRMTFGFPAEPYQVDPEVVRALDMLLILHADHEQNCSTSTVRLVGSSQANLFTSISGGINALWGPLHGGANQAVLEMLEKIRVEGGDVRDFVRRVKNREDNVRLMGFGHRVYKNYDPRARIVKEQADKILGKLGGDDELLNIAKELEETALTDEFFIERKLYPNVDFYTGLIYRAMGFPTRMFTVLFALGRLPGWIAHWREMHNEGNNKIGRPRQIYTGYGERDYTPLSER, from the coding sequence GTGGCCGAAAACGCGAGCAGTGGTGATAAGCACGCCACCCTCATCTATCCCGGTGGTCAGATTGATCTGGAGATCGTCCGCGCCACCGAAGGGGCCGACGGCATCGCGTTGGGGTCGATGCTGGCCGAGACCGGCTACACCACGTTCGACAGCGGTTTCGTGAACACCGCGTCGACGAAGAGTTCGATCACCTACATCGACGGTGAGGCGGGCATCCTGCGGTACCGCGGATACCCGATCGAGCAGCTCGCCGAGAAGTCGACCTTCATCGAGGTGTGCTTCCTGCTGATCTACGGTGAGCTGCCCAACACCGATCAGCTCGCCGAGTTCACCACCCGGATCCAGCGGCACACCCTGCTGCACGAGGACCTGAAGCGGTTCTTCGACGGCTTCCCGCGTGAGGCGCATCCGATGCCGGTGCTGTCCAGCGCGGTCAACGCGCTGAGCGCCTACTACCCGGATTCGCTGGACCCGAACGACACCCGTCAGGTCGAGTTGTCGACCATCCGGCTGTTGGCGAAGCTGCCGACGATCGCGGCGTACGCCTACAAGAAGTCCGAGGGGCAGCCGTTCTTGTACCCGGACAACTCGCTGACGTTGGTGGAGAACTTCCTGCGGATGACGTTCGGCTTCCCGGCCGAGCCCTATCAGGTCGACCCGGAGGTGGTCCGGGCGCTCGACATGCTGCTGATCCTGCACGCCGACCACGAGCAGAACTGCTCGACGTCGACCGTGCGGCTGGTCGGCTCGTCGCAGGCCAACCTGTTCACGTCGATCTCCGGCGGGATCAACGCGCTGTGGGGGCCGCTGCACGGCGGCGCCAACCAGGCGGTGCTGGAGATGCTGGAGAAGATCCGCGTCGAGGGCGGCGATGTGCGTGACTTCGTCCGCAGGGTGAAGAACCGCGAGGACAACGTCAGGCTGATGGGCTTCGGCCACCGGGTCTACAAGAACTACGACCCGCGGGCCCGCATCGTCAAGGAGCAGGCCGACAAGATCCTCGGCAAACTCGGCGGTGACGACGAACTGCTCAACATCGCCAAGGAGCTGGAGGAGACCGCGCTCACCGACGAGTTCTTCATCGAGCGCAAGCTGTACCCGAACGTCGACTTCTACACCGGCCTGATCTACCGGGCGATGGGCTTCCCGACCCGGATGTTCACCGTGCTGTTCGCGCTCGGCCGGCTCCCGGGCTGGATCGCGCACTGGCGGGAGATGCACAACGAGGGCAACAACAAGATCGGCCGGCCCCGGCAGATCTACACCGGCTACGGCGAGCGCGACTACACCCCGCTGTCCGAGCGGTAA